The Microbacter sp. GSS18 genome has a segment encoding these proteins:
- a CDS encoding ABC transporter ATP-binding protein — protein MSQQHVLAVEDLGKAYVSGESRAQILNGVDFAVDNGQFVCVVGPSGSGKTTLLKCIAGLTRPTSGRVVFEGETVTEPPAKLAVIFQDYSRSLLPWMTVEKNVEMPLHKAKFPKAERAALVEEALANVGLAGKGKLYPWEMSGGMQQRAAIARGLAYQPDVLLMDEPFAAVDAQTRIELEDLVLDMSRRLGMTVLFVTHDIDEAVYLGDRVIVLSGAPAQVARDISVDLPVERHQVETKNLPRFGELRAEVFDLIQQAKKPVTQNVRAVRA, from the coding sequence ATGTCTCAGCAACACGTCCTCGCCGTGGAAGACCTCGGCAAGGCATACGTCTCGGGCGAATCCCGGGCGCAGATCCTCAACGGCGTCGACTTCGCCGTGGACAACGGCCAGTTCGTCTGCGTCGTCGGGCCCTCGGGCTCGGGCAAGACCACGCTCCTGAAGTGCATCGCGGGCCTGACCCGTCCGACGTCGGGACGGGTCGTGTTCGAAGGCGAGACGGTCACCGAGCCGCCCGCCAAGCTCGCGGTCATCTTCCAGGACTACTCCCGGAGCCTCCTGCCGTGGATGACGGTGGAGAAGAACGTCGAGATGCCGCTGCACAAGGCGAAGTTCCCCAAGGCCGAGCGCGCCGCGCTCGTGGAGGAGGCGCTCGCCAACGTCGGACTCGCCGGCAAGGGCAAGCTCTACCCGTGGGAGATGTCCGGCGGCATGCAGCAGCGCGCGGCGATCGCGCGCGGGCTCGCGTACCAGCCCGACGTCCTGCTCATGGACGAGCCCTTCGCCGCCGTCGACGCGCAGACGCGCATCGAGCTCGAGGACCTCGTGCTCGACATGAGCCGGCGCCTGGGCATGACGGTGCTGTTCGTCACGCACGACATCGACGAGGCCGTCTACCTCGGCGACCGCGTCATCGTGCTCTCGGGCGCGCCGGCGCAGGTCGCGCGCGACATCTCCGTCGACCTGCCCGTCGAGCGGCACCAGGTCGAGACGAAGAACCTGCCGCGGTTCGGCGAGCTGCGGGCAGAGGTCTTCGACCTCATCCAGCAGGCGAAGAAGCCGGTGACGCAGAACGTCCGGGCGGTTCGCGCATGA
- a CDS encoding aldo/keto reductase, protein MQTRTIGPFTVSAIGLGAMPVSMNIEKEYPSREDAIATVHAALDAGVTLIDTADIYAPSWDLMGHNEQIVRDALRSWGGDTSGVLVTTKGGITRGEGETWGRDGSLEYLRSAVQASLRNLDVEVIDLYQYHRPDRWMVYGEIMENLRTLQAEGLIRTIGISNASVEEIEIARQVLGEGNLTSVQNEFSPRHPGSYDELRYCEEHGIAFLPWSPLGGTGGRGRSIGDRFGVFREIGEDHGVSPQQVVLAWELSLSPVIVPIPGARRAASIADSARAADLSLSEDDLARCDAAVGIER, encoded by the coding sequence ATGCAGACACGCACCATCGGTCCCTTCACCGTCTCGGCGATCGGCCTCGGCGCCATGCCGGTGTCGATGAACATCGAGAAGGAGTACCCGTCGCGGGAGGACGCGATCGCCACGGTCCACGCCGCCCTCGACGCCGGCGTCACGCTCATCGACACCGCGGACATCTACGCGCCGAGCTGGGACCTGATGGGCCACAACGAGCAGATCGTGCGCGACGCGCTGCGCTCGTGGGGCGGCGACACCTCCGGTGTGCTGGTGACGACGAAGGGCGGCATCACCCGTGGCGAGGGCGAGACGTGGGGACGCGACGGGTCGCTGGAATACCTCCGCAGCGCCGTGCAGGCGTCGTTGCGCAACCTCGACGTCGAGGTCATCGACCTGTACCAGTACCACCGGCCGGACCGCTGGATGGTCTACGGCGAGATCATGGAGAACCTCAGGACGCTTCAGGCCGAGGGGCTCATCCGCACGATCGGCATCTCGAACGCGAGCGTCGAGGAGATCGAGATCGCACGCCAGGTGCTCGGCGAGGGCAACCTCACCAGCGTGCAGAACGAGTTCTCACCGCGCCACCCCGGCAGCTACGACGAGCTGCGCTACTGCGAAGAGCACGGCATCGCCTTCCTGCCGTGGAGCCCACTGGGCGGCACCGGCGGGCGCGGGCGCAGCATCGGCGACCGGTTCGGCGTTTTCCGCGAGATCGGCGAGGACCACGGCGTCAGCCCGCAGCAGGTCGTCCTCGCGTGGGAGCTCTCGCTCAGCCCGGTGATCGTCCCGATCCCGGGCGCCCGGCGGGCGGCATCGATCGCCGATTCGGCGCGCGCCGCCGATCTGAGCCTGAGCGAGGACGACCTCGCCCGCTGCGACGCCGCCGTCGGCATCGAGCGCTGA
- a CDS encoding sugar phosphate isomerase/epimerase gives MSAMIDTPLDVACQLGIVGPGLDVALLEHALPRLAEAGFRRVVLPRIAPDAPVDVARIRGLLADSGLAPIGMAGQTPDADVGSADADVHARGLALLRHALETTVGLGGDQLNGVPYGPYGKAAQPPAPGAFERAASAAGLIADEARERGITMTFEVLNRYETAMVNTAAQAVDFVAASGSSHLRIHLDAFHMSIEEPGIRAAVRTALPHLAYVELGQSGRGALGEGVIDMEATIAAVLDEGYDGRWGIEAFTRTLLPAPVADRLAIWREPYTDGLALAVDAQRVIRNGWAHSSAGRKALREQRAAEARQGAAAARPVR, from the coding sequence ATGTCCGCGATGATCGACACGCCGCTCGACGTCGCGTGCCAGCTCGGCATCGTCGGGCCGGGGCTGGACGTCGCGCTGCTCGAGCACGCGCTGCCGCGGCTCGCGGAAGCCGGATTCCGGCGCGTCGTGCTCCCCCGCATCGCACCCGACGCACCTGTCGACGTCGCGCGGATCCGCGGCCTGCTCGCCGACAGCGGCCTGGCGCCGATCGGCATGGCGGGGCAGACGCCCGACGCGGACGTCGGTTCGGCGGATGCCGACGTGCATGCGCGTGGGCTCGCCCTGCTGAGGCACGCGCTCGAGACGACCGTGGGCCTCGGCGGCGACCAGCTCAATGGCGTCCCCTACGGCCCGTACGGCAAGGCCGCGCAGCCGCCCGCACCAGGGGCGTTCGAGCGTGCGGCGAGCGCCGCTGGACTCATCGCCGACGAGGCCCGCGAGCGGGGCATCACGATGACCTTCGAGGTGCTCAACCGGTACGAGACCGCGATGGTCAACACGGCCGCCCAGGCGGTGGACTTCGTCGCCGCCAGTGGCTCGTCGCACCTGCGCATCCATCTCGACGCATTCCACATGTCGATCGAGGAGCCCGGCATCCGGGCCGCGGTCCGCACCGCGCTCCCCCACCTCGCGTACGTCGAGCTCGGCCAATCGGGGCGCGGTGCTCTCGGCGAGGGCGTGATCGACATGGAGGCGACGATCGCCGCCGTCCTCGACGAAGGGTACGACGGACGCTGGGGCATCGAGGCGTTCACCCGCACCCTGCTGCCGGCGCCGGTCGCCGACCGGCTGGCCATCTGGCGGGAGCCCTACACGGACGGACTCGCCCTCGCCGTCGATGCGCAGCGGGTCATCCGCAACGGCTGGGCCCACAGCTCGGCCGGCCGCAAGGCGCTGCGCGAGCAGCGCGCGGCCGAGGCACGCCAAGGGGCGGCGGCGGCGCGACCCGTGCGGTAG
- a CDS encoding ABC transporter permease: MNGIDLRHHLHIFLLRAWLPIAIIALWWFTSETNPSLYFPPLSEIVDEIVGQWIFGPRLVEDLLPTLANFVAGLTIALVTGTVLGVILGRSPVLRAFLAPIINFFRSLPSPALIPIVLALFGLGNSMSIALIAIGAVWPTLLNTIDGVRSVDTQVRDMARSYRLTPWQTISQVVLPSAGPQIVAGYRISLQISIILIVVSEMVGATRGLGYFVLESQQLFQVAQTWAGTIMLGLLGYLLTSVFVVIERRVLRWQIRMREATGAA; encoded by the coding sequence ATGAACGGCATCGACCTCCGTCACCACCTGCACATCTTCCTGCTGCGGGCGTGGCTCCCCATCGCGATCATCGCGCTGTGGTGGTTCACGAGCGAGACGAACCCGTCGCTCTACTTCCCGCCGCTGTCGGAGATCGTCGACGAGATCGTCGGCCAGTGGATCTTCGGTCCGCGCCTCGTCGAGGACCTGCTCCCGACGCTGGCGAACTTCGTCGCGGGCCTGACGATCGCGCTCGTGACCGGCACGGTCCTGGGTGTGATCCTCGGGCGCAGCCCCGTCCTGCGGGCGTTCCTCGCGCCGATCATCAACTTCTTCCGGTCGCTCCCGTCACCGGCGCTCATCCCGATCGTGCTGGCGCTGTTCGGCCTCGGCAACTCCATGAGCATCGCGCTGATCGCGATCGGCGCGGTATGGCCGACGCTGCTGAACACCATCGACGGCGTGCGCAGCGTCGACACGCAGGTACGCGACATGGCCCGGTCCTACCGGCTGACGCCGTGGCAGACCATATCTCAGGTGGTGCTGCCGAGCGCGGGCCCGCAGATCGTGGCGGGGTACCGCATCTCGCTGCAGATCTCGATCATCCTCATCGTCGTCAGCGAGATGGTCGGAGCCACACGCGGGCTCGGATACTTCGTCCTCGAGTCGCAGCAGCTGTTCCAGGTGGCCCAGACCTGGGCGGGCACGATCATGCTCGGCCTGCTCGGCTACCTCCTCACGTCGGTGTTCGTCGTCATCGAGCGCCGCGTCCTCCGCTGGCAGATCCGGATGCGGGAAGCGACCGGGGCGGCGTAG
- a CDS encoding MBL fold metallo-hydrolase, which translates to MTAEPHVITLGTAGGPVWGADGQRTGIATAVVVGDRTYLVDAGSGVGRQMVRAGLPFGSLRGVFITHLHSDHIVDLGALMVFGIMRMPIPPTHRIPVIGPGPRGVLPRLSPRASATLQPVFPENPTPGMIDTVDQLLRGFATDINDRLLDSLKPTPLDWFTPQEIQIPASAGFHANDNPTPEMDPFVVFEDDAVRVSAVLVKHAPMAPAFGFRFETEGGVVAISGDTGPTDNMIRLARDADLLLHEALDFAWVEEQYEQTRDDSARAVRDHHYSAHTSPEDAMRIAEAAGARQLALHHLVPRGAPRELWLRSGESFPRRFLVPEDLEVISLRGGALRAAAHGVAGDAREAADSR; encoded by the coding sequence ATGACCGCCGAACCCCACGTCATCACCCTCGGCACCGCCGGCGGACCCGTGTGGGGCGCCGATGGTCAGCGCACCGGGATCGCCACCGCGGTCGTCGTCGGCGATCGCACCTACCTCGTCGACGCCGGCTCCGGCGTCGGCCGGCAGATGGTGCGCGCGGGCCTGCCCTTCGGGAGCCTCCGCGGCGTTTTCATCACGCACCTGCACTCGGATCACATCGTGGATCTCGGCGCCCTCATGGTCTTCGGGATCATGCGGATGCCGATCCCGCCGACCCACCGCATCCCGGTCATCGGCCCGGGCCCCCGCGGCGTCCTGCCGCGTCTGAGCCCCCGCGCCTCAGCGACCCTGCAGCCGGTGTTCCCCGAGAACCCGACCCCCGGCATGATCGACACCGTCGACCAGCTTCTGCGCGGGTTCGCGACCGACATCAACGACCGGCTGCTCGATTCGCTCAAGCCGACGCCGCTGGACTGGTTCACCCCGCAGGAGATCCAGATCCCCGCGTCGGCGGGCTTCCACGCCAATGACAACCCCACGCCCGAGATGGACCCGTTCGTGGTGTTCGAGGACGACGCGGTGCGCGTGTCGGCGGTACTGGTCAAGCATGCGCCGATGGCGCCGGCGTTCGGCTTCCGGTTCGAGACCGAGGGCGGCGTCGTGGCGATCTCGGGCGACACCGGCCCGACCGACAACATGATCCGGCTCGCCCGGGACGCCGATCTTCTGCTGCACGAGGCGCTCGACTTCGCGTGGGTGGAGGAGCAGTACGAGCAGACGCGGGACGACTCGGCCCGCGCGGTGCGCGATCACCACTACTCGGCCCACACCTCCCCCGAGGATGCGATGCGCATCGCCGAGGCGGCTGGGGCGCGGCAGCTCGCCCTCCACCACCTCGTTCCGCGCGGAGCGCCACGCGAGCTGTGGCTGCGCAGCGGAGAGTCGTTCCCGCGACGGTTCCTGGTTCCCGAGGACCTCGAGGTCATCTCACTGCGGGGCGGAGCGCTTCGCGCTGCCGCGCATGGTGTCGCGGGCGACGCGCGCGAAGCGGCTGACAGCCGGTGA
- the deoD gene encoding purine-nucleoside phosphorylase, with product MATPHISAEPGDFAPDVLMPGDPRRARLIAETFFDQPRLVTEVRGILGYTGTYEGRPISVLASGMGTPSIAIYATELARFFGVKRIIRVGTMGALQDRLQLGDVVAASAAHTDSAMTSGWVPTVTLSHAPSFALLSRAVAFAKDTERTIHVGPVFTSDSFYSPNPEIVESLIRYGTLAVEMEAAGLYAVAAKEGFEALMLGTVSDKPGQEMTAAERETLFRNMVAVALGALR from the coding sequence ATGGCCACCCCCCACATCTCGGCAGAACCGGGCGACTTCGCCCCTGACGTGCTGATGCCCGGCGATCCGCGCCGCGCCCGGCTCATCGCCGAGACGTTCTTCGACCAGCCCCGGCTCGTGACCGAGGTGCGCGGCATCCTCGGCTACACCGGGACCTACGAGGGGCGCCCGATCTCGGTGCTCGCCTCGGGCATGGGCACGCCGTCGATCGCGATCTACGCGACCGAGCTCGCCCGCTTCTTCGGGGTGAAGCGCATCATCCGCGTCGGGACGATGGGGGCGCTGCAGGATCGCCTGCAGCTCGGCGACGTCGTGGCCGCTTCGGCGGCCCACACCGATTCCGCCATGACGAGCGGGTGGGTCCCCACGGTGACGCTGAGCCACGCGCCCAGCTTCGCGCTGCTCAGCCGGGCGGTCGCGTTCGCGAAGGACACCGAGCGCACGATCCACGTCGGGCCGGTCTTCACGAGCGACTCGTTCTACAGCCCGAATCCCGAGATCGTCGAGTCCCTCATCCGCTACGGAACGCTCGCCGTGGAGATGGAGGCCGCGGGGCTGTACGCGGTCGCGGCGAAGGAAGGTTTCGAGGCGCTCATGCTCGGCACCGTCAGCGACAAGCCGGGTCAGGAGATGACGGCCGCCGAGCGCGAGACGCTGTTCCGCAACATGGTGGCCGTGGCGCTCGGCGCCCTGCGCTGA
- a CDS encoding DUF389 domain-containing protein → MATEGPGAELDDKADWVDPSADSHLRDQLSALTGALSNTVALRGLVAMGAGTIVLLLPGATTTLVTAIVIALLAFTGLQDIFYALTGKRWFGRPINRWLAAPRGLAAIAFAAAMGFLAYAGAGELTLALLVGLVGIYIGIRGVISVLSALLKRRERDPLPGIAGGSLAVIAGILAYAVPQTIVSTVIITTAAASLLLGLLLISWSLRRAARGSGLNPSTASIPDVVWDWIDGSDIGRKVRADQAGGLYFEQPQRLTKLGTWWVMLVLSVAIATFAVLADSTAVVIGAMLVAPLMTPILGLAGALVNGWGRRAANSAALVAAGAIASITLAYGITAWAPVAVSFSSNTQIVSRVSPNTIDMLIALAAGAAGAFATVNARVASGIAGVAIAVALVPPLAVVGVTLNGGRFGEAGGAALLFLTNFVAIVLSAAMVFVLTGFARPFALRNRPRQIIKTVTPFIALAGVILLPLMLTSEGTLQTETRERDAQRTVEEWLGEATAFQITDVSASASLVEVTITGPGDPPEASDLLAALQDDFIGPVGLQLVVVPVDVTELPPPGS, encoded by the coding sequence ATGGCGACGGAAGGGCCGGGGGCGGAGCTCGACGACAAGGCCGACTGGGTCGACCCGAGCGCCGACTCGCACCTGCGCGATCAGCTGAGCGCCTTGACCGGCGCGCTGTCGAACACGGTGGCGCTTCGCGGCCTGGTCGCGATGGGCGCCGGGACCATCGTGCTGCTGCTGCCGGGCGCGACCACGACTCTCGTCACAGCGATCGTCATCGCGCTGCTGGCGTTCACCGGGCTCCAGGACATCTTCTACGCGCTGACCGGCAAGCGCTGGTTCGGCCGACCGATCAACCGATGGCTCGCGGCGCCGCGCGGCCTCGCCGCCATCGCCTTCGCCGCCGCGATGGGCTTCCTCGCATACGCCGGGGCGGGCGAGCTCACGCTCGCCCTCCTCGTCGGGCTCGTCGGAATCTACATCGGCATCCGGGGAGTGATCTCGGTCCTCTCGGCGCTGCTCAAGCGCCGAGAGCGCGACCCCCTTCCGGGCATCGCCGGCGGCTCGCTCGCCGTCATCGCGGGGATCCTGGCGTACGCCGTGCCGCAGACCATCGTCTCGACCGTCATCATCACGACCGCGGCCGCCTCGCTGCTGCTCGGGCTGCTGCTGATCTCATGGAGCCTGCGCCGAGCAGCGCGGGGCTCGGGCCTGAATCCGTCGACGGCCTCGATCCCGGATGTGGTGTGGGACTGGATCGACGGGTCGGACATCGGTCGCAAGGTGCGGGCGGACCAGGCCGGCGGACTCTACTTCGAGCAGCCCCAGCGCCTCACCAAGCTCGGCACGTGGTGGGTCATGCTCGTGCTCTCGGTCGCCATCGCGACGTTCGCCGTGCTCGCCGACTCCACCGCGGTCGTCATCGGCGCCATGCTCGTCGCGCCGCTGATGACACCGATTCTGGGCCTCGCGGGTGCCCTCGTGAACGGGTGGGGACGACGCGCCGCCAACTCCGCCGCCCTCGTCGCCGCGGGGGCGATCGCCTCGATCACCCTCGCGTACGGCATCACCGCGTGGGCCCCCGTGGCCGTCTCGTTCTCCTCGAACACGCAGATCGTCTCGCGGGTGAGCCCGAACACGATCGACATGCTCATCGCGCTCGCGGCGGGCGCCGCCGGCGCGTTCGCCACGGTCAACGCACGCGTCGCCAGCGGAATCGCCGGCGTGGCGATCGCGGTCGCCCTCGTTCCGCCGCTCGCCGTGGTCGGCGTCACCCTCAACGGCGGTCGCTTCGGTGAAGCGGGCGGGGCGGCACTGCTGTTCCTGACCAACTTCGTCGCGATCGTGCTCTCTGCCGCGATGGTGTTCGTCCTGACCGGCTTCGCCCGACCCTTCGCACTGCGCAATCGTCCGCGGCAGATCATCAAGACCGTGACGCCCTTCATCGCCCTCGCGGGCGTCATCCTGCTGCCGCTCATGCTCACGTCCGAAGGAACGCTGCAGACGGAGACCCGTGAGCGGGATGCTCAGCGCACCGTGGAGGAGTGGCTGGGCGAGGCGACGGCGTTCCAGATCACCGATGTCTCGGCCTCCGCCTCTCTCGTCGAAGTGACGATCACGGGGCCCGGGGATCCCCCGGAGGCGAGCGATCTGCTCGCGGCCCTCCAGGACGACTTCATCGGTCCCGTCGGGCTCCAGCTCGTCGTCGTGCCGGTGGACGTCACCGAGCTCCCGCCGCCCGGCTCATAG
- a CDS encoding homocysteine S-methyltransferase family protein: MSSSKSFTERLDAGPVICAEGFLFELERRGYLTAGEFVPEVALENPEALEALHTDFQRAGSDVVEAFTYNGHREKMRVIGKEELLEPLNRSALQIARQVADRVPGNLVAGNISNSNIWDPSDASAQAEVRRMFEEMVGWAVEEGADIIIAETFYYAGEALAALEVAKASGLPVVTTLAPMAIDRMADDVDIVETAVRLEQGGADVVGLNCFRGPETMMPWLKKIRAAVSTHVGALPVPYRTTSEEPTFFNLSDPHAHVPSPHGRTFPTALDPLFANRYEVRSFAEEALALDIRYLGVCCGAAPIHIREVAEAAGRTPPASRFHERMENHFMYGSNERLPEHIQALGGDA, from the coding sequence ATGTCGTCATCGAAGTCATTCACCGAGCGCCTTGACGCCGGCCCCGTCATCTGTGCGGAGGGCTTCCTGTTCGAACTCGAGCGCCGCGGCTACCTGACCGCGGGCGAGTTCGTGCCCGAGGTCGCGCTCGAGAACCCCGAGGCGCTCGAAGCGCTGCACACCGACTTCCAGCGTGCCGGGTCCGACGTCGTCGAGGCCTTCACCTACAACGGCCATCGCGAGAAGATGCGCGTGATCGGCAAGGAGGAGCTGCTCGAGCCGCTGAACCGCTCGGCGCTGCAGATCGCCCGGCAGGTCGCCGACCGCGTTCCCGGCAACCTGGTCGCCGGGAACATCTCGAACTCGAACATCTGGGACCCGTCGGATGCGTCGGCTCAGGCCGAGGTGCGGCGCATGTTCGAGGAGATGGTCGGCTGGGCCGTCGAGGAGGGCGCCGACATCATCATCGCCGAGACGTTCTACTACGCCGGCGAGGCGCTCGCGGCGCTCGAGGTCGCGAAGGCGAGCGGGCTGCCGGTGGTGACCACGCTCGCGCCGATGGCCATCGACCGCATGGCTGACGACGTCGACATCGTCGAGACCGCGGTCCGGCTCGAGCAGGGGGGCGCCGACGTCGTCGGGCTCAACTGCTTCCGCGGGCCCGAGACGATGATGCCGTGGCTGAAGAAGATCCGCGCGGCCGTCTCGACGCACGTCGGAGCCCTTCCCGTGCCGTACCGCACGACGTCCGAGGAGCCGACCTTCTTCAACCTGTCGGACCCGCATGCACACGTCCCGTCCCCGCACGGCCGGACCTTCCCCACCGCGCTCGACCCGCTGTTCGCCAATCGGTACGAGGTGCGCTCGTTCGCCGAGGAGGCCCTCGCGCTCGACATCCGCTACCTCGGCGTGTGCTGCGGGGCCGCGCCGATCCACATCCGCGAAGTGGCGGAGGCGGCCGGGCGCACCCCGCCGGCGAGCCGCTTCCACGAGCGCATGGAGAACCACTTCATGTACGGCTCGAACGAGCGCCTGCCCGAGCACATCCAGGCGCTCGGCGGCGACGCATGA
- a CDS encoding ABC transporter substrate-binding protein — MNAAARIRRAALIVSAAALAVTLAGCTSDDPTGDVAAASSTEGLTPITVGAVFTTAAVPLWIADDQGIFEEYGLDVTITQSPNFAASAPSLLNGQMQFANAATAPIITAIDNDLPIQIVAGVQAEPADPTLGDDQVMVQQGSDISRPADLEGKTVAVNAVGSGPYVGVMANYLADGGAPDGINWVVMNLNEQIPALEDGQVDAIIASEPFRAAAADAGFVAAFNAYRAPGIDVIPAEFTDAVLVASTEYLSNNADIADAMRNAMIDANDYAQNNPDAVRALLVQELDLDQAVADTIYLPGFRGEVEPADVQAMADAMLEMGLIANEPEASAMVWLP; from the coding sequence ATGAACGCAGCGGCACGAATCCGTCGCGCGGCTCTCATCGTCAGCGCAGCAGCGCTCGCCGTCACCCTCGCCGGGTGCACCTCGGACGACCCGACGGGAGACGTCGCCGCCGCATCATCCACGGAGGGGCTCACGCCCATCACGGTCGGGGCGGTGTTCACGACCGCCGCCGTCCCGCTGTGGATCGCCGACGACCAGGGGATCTTCGAGGAGTACGGCCTCGACGTGACGATCACCCAGTCGCCCAACTTCGCCGCATCCGCACCCTCGCTCCTGAACGGTCAGATGCAGTTCGCCAACGCGGCCACCGCGCCGATCATCACCGCGATCGACAACGACCTCCCGATCCAGATCGTCGCCGGCGTCCAAGCCGAGCCCGCCGATCCGACGCTCGGAGACGACCAGGTGATGGTGCAGCAGGGCAGTGACATCAGTCGCCCCGCCGACCTCGAGGGCAAGACCGTCGCCGTCAACGCCGTCGGTTCGGGTCCGTATGTAGGGGTCATGGCCAACTACCTCGCCGACGGTGGCGCCCCCGACGGCATCAACTGGGTCGTCATGAACCTCAACGAGCAGATCCCGGCCCTCGAGGACGGCCAGGTCGACGCCATCATCGCGTCCGAGCCGTTCCGGGCGGCAGCGGCCGACGCCGGCTTCGTCGCGGCCTTCAACGCCTACCGTGCTCCCGGTATCGACGTGATCCCCGCCGAGTTCACGGACGCGGTCCTCGTCGCCAGCACGGAGTACCTCTCGAACAACGCCGACATCGCCGACGCCATGCGAAACGCCATGATCGACGCCAACGACTATGCGCAGAACAACCCCGACGCGGTGCGTGCGCTGCTCGTCCAGGAGCTCGATCTGGACCAGGCCGTCGCCGACACCATCTACCTGCCCGGCTTCCGCGGCGAGGTGGAGCCCGCCGATGTGCAGGCGATGGCCGACGCGATGCTCGAGATGGGTCTGATCGCGAACGAGCCCGAAGCATCCGCGATGGTCTGGCTGCCCTGA
- a CDS encoding ABC transporter permease has protein sequence MVTAISPSAPRTAGPRPSGPRTLSRRAELGLGAAGLASIIAIWQIASMTGALSPRAVPPPLDVAAGFAALLINTTFWGAVLATVTVALLGVVLVIAIAIPLAMAIHRSMYFRESTWFVIEFLKPIPPVALIPLTILIWGPTKSVELFLVVFAALWPMLTQLVYGLREVSGVALDMARVYRFSPLQRTFRIVIPSLTPFAMTGLRISITMALVTAIVTEYIIGIPGLGAMLSTAQVNGLLDRMYALIVAMGLLGLALNAGIAALNGPLLFWHASQRERVSA, from the coding sequence ATGGTCACCGCAATATCGCCGAGTGCACCGCGCACCGCCGGCCCGCGCCCGAGCGGACCGCGCACATTGTCGCGCCGCGCCGAGCTCGGACTCGGAGCCGCGGGACTGGCCTCCATCATCGCCATCTGGCAGATCGCGAGCATGACGGGCGCACTGTCCCCGCGTGCCGTTCCCCCGCCGCTGGACGTCGCGGCCGGATTCGCGGCGCTGCTGATCAACACGACCTTCTGGGGCGCGGTGCTCGCCACCGTCACCGTCGCCCTGCTGGGTGTCGTGCTCGTCATCGCCATCGCGATCCCACTGGCGATGGCCATCCACCGGAGCATGTACTTCCGCGAGTCGACCTGGTTCGTGATCGAGTTCCTCAAGCCCATCCCGCCGGTCGCCCTCATCCCGCTGACGATCCTCATCTGGGGTCCGACGAAGTCCGTGGAGCTGTTCCTCGTCGTCTTCGCGGCGCTGTGGCCGATGCTGACGCAGCTCGTCTACGGTCTGCGCGAGGTCTCGGGCGTCGCGCTCGACATGGCCCGGGTCTACCGGTTCAGCCCGCTGCAGCGGACGTTCCGCATCGTCATCCCGAGCCTCACGCCCTTCGCCATGACGGGCCTGCGCATCTCGATCACGATGGCGCTGGTCACCGCGATCGTCACGGAGTACATCATCGGCATCCCCGGGCTGGGCGCCATGCTCTCGACGGCGCAGGTCAACGGCCTGCTCGACCGGATGTACGCCCTCATCGTCGCGATGGGCCTGCTCGGACTCGCGCTCAACGCGGGCATCGCGGCTCTGAACGGTCCGCTGCTGTTCTGGCATGCGTCGCAGCGAGAGCGGGTGTCGGCATGA
- a CDS encoding LysR family transcriptional regulator gives MTLELRQLTYVLATARAGSFSKAAADLGLAQPSLSAAVLQLETELGVRIFERSSRGVVPTAVGAYVVRQAQRVLRDVDDLRSTVRSMASGATGAITFGVVPVLAWQSAPAIMRAFTAAWPDAELSIRERNASEIIELLIEGAIDVGMVATASSSHLKEFHRGVLVVESLGSVNLIAALPSTYAESPDPIPLSAFADEAIAIPPPSTRTFGLRSGMLRAFDQANLPEPKVRDVPSLFEAIPLAMAGIAVAIIPEGMRGAITSPDLVLRSILNGPAPLEISLLRRTRNTSPAVSRFARVARDTMRGSAKRSAPQ, from the coding sequence ATGACGCTGGAGCTCCGACAGCTCACGTACGTGCTGGCGACGGCTCGCGCCGGATCCTTCTCGAAGGCCGCCGCCGACCTCGGCCTCGCCCAGCCGTCGCTGAGCGCGGCCGTCTTGCAGCTCGAGACCGAGCTGGGCGTGCGCATCTTCGAGCGCAGCTCGCGGGGAGTGGTCCCCACGGCCGTCGGCGCCTACGTGGTGCGCCAGGCGCAGCGGGTGCTGCGCGATGTCGACGATCTGCGCTCCACGGTCCGCTCCATGGCGAGCGGCGCGACCGGCGCCATCACGTTCGGCGTGGTCCCCGTGCTGGCGTGGCAGTCGGCTCCCGCGATCATGCGCGCGTTCACCGCCGCGTGGCCGGATGCCGAGCTGTCGATCCGGGAGCGCAACGCCTCCGAGATCATCGAGCTGCTGATCGAGGGGGCGATCGACGTCGGCATGGTGGCGACAGCCTCGAGCTCGCACCTGAAGGAGTTCCACCGCGGCGTGCTCGTCGTCGAATCGCTCGGATCGGTCAACCTCATCGCGGCACTGCCCTCGACCTACGCGGAGAGCCCGGACCCGATCCCGCTCTCCGCCTTCGCGGACGAGGCGATCGCGATCCCGCCGCCCTCGACCCGCACCTTCGGCTTGCGGTCGGGCATGCTGCGGGCATTCGACCAGGCGAATCTGCCCGAGCCGAAGGTGAGGGACGTGCCGTCGCTCTTCGAAGCGATCCCGCTGGCGATGGCCGGCATCGCGGTGGCCATCATCCCCGAGGGGATGCGCGGCGCGATCACGTCGCCGGATCTCGTGCTGCGGTCGATCCTCAACGGGCCGGCACCGCTCGAGATCTCGCTGCTGCGCCGCACCCGCAACACGTCACCGGCTGTCAGCCGCTTCGCGCGCGTCGCCCGCGACACCATGCGCGGCAGCGCGAAGCGCTCCGCCCCGCAGTGA